In Novipirellula galeiformis, one DNA window encodes the following:
- a CDS encoding DUF1501 domain-containing protein: protein MNNPLLPDPTRRHFFQDCGVGLGKMALASLIAGGASDAFAGPDVQSQSSAVRPTHFPAKAKRVIFLFMAGAPSQLDLFDNKPKLAELAGQPIPPSVIGNQRYAFIQPDAAVLGPQFPFAKYGESGVELSDRLPFLSKVVDDISLVKSCTTDLFNHAPAQLLFNTGNQLPGRPSMGAWLSYGLGSEANDLPSFVVLKSGGSLSGGAAMWSSGFLPSSHQGVPFRESGDPILNVTNPAGFDTQAQRDSLDLIRKMNQKRQSVVFDPEIETRIRSYEMAYRMQTRAPELMDFQSESAETLAMYGAEPGNASKSFANHCLLARRLAERGVRFIQVYHSGWDHHSNVAGGLTSQCAATDQGCAALIQDLKQRGLLDETLVVWGGEFGRTPMVESSAALGRSMGRDHHPQAFTMWFSGGGIKPGVTLGATDELGFNITERPVHVHDIQATILHCLGLDHQRLSVNFRGLNVKLTGVEAHHVVKELLA, encoded by the coding sequence ATGAATAATCCCTTACTACCGGATCCAACCCGCCGCCACTTTTTCCAAGATTGTGGTGTCGGACTGGGCAAAATGGCACTCGCGTCGCTGATCGCGGGCGGAGCGAGTGATGCATTTGCGGGGCCAGACGTCCAGTCGCAATCCAGTGCCGTGCGGCCGACTCACTTTCCCGCCAAAGCAAAGCGGGTGATCTTTTTGTTTATGGCCGGCGCACCCAGCCAGCTTGATCTGTTTGACAACAAGCCCAAGCTTGCGGAGCTTGCCGGGCAACCGATCCCACCCTCGGTGATCGGCAATCAACGTTACGCGTTCATCCAACCCGATGCGGCCGTGCTGGGGCCGCAGTTCCCGTTTGCCAAGTATGGCGAGAGCGGAGTCGAGCTTTCGGATCGTTTACCATTCTTGTCCAAAGTCGTTGATGACATTTCGTTGGTGAAATCTTGCACGACCGATTTGTTTAATCACGCGCCGGCGCAGCTGTTATTCAACACCGGCAATCAACTGCCGGGGCGACCGAGCATGGGAGCTTGGTTGAGCTATGGACTTGGCAGCGAAGCAAACGATCTGCCCTCGTTTGTGGTTTTAAAGAGTGGCGGCAGCCTGAGTGGCGGGGCGGCGATGTGGAGCAGTGGGTTTTTGCCAAGCTCACATCAGGGTGTTCCCTTTCGTGAGTCGGGTGACCCGATTTTGAATGTCACCAATCCAGCCGGTTTCGACACGCAGGCGCAGCGTGACTCGCTCGATCTGATTCGTAAGATGAATCAGAAACGCCAATCGGTGGTGTTCGATCCCGAGATCGAAACCAGGATCCGTTCGTACGAGATGGCGTATCGAATGCAAACGCGAGCTCCTGAGTTGATGGATTTTCAAAGCGAGTCGGCCGAGACACTTGCGATGTATGGTGCCGAGCCGGGCAATGCGTCGAAATCGTTTGCCAACCATTGCCTACTCGCCCGCCGTCTGGCGGAGCGGGGCGTTCGTTTTATCCAGGTTTACCACTCGGGATGGGATCATCATAGCAACGTGGCGGGCGGTTTGACGTCGCAATGTGCCGCGACCGATCAAGGATGCGCCGCGTTGATCCAGGATTTGAAACAGCGGGGATTGTTGGACGAGACGCTCGTCGTTTGGGGCGGCGAGTTTGGACGAACTCCGATGGTCGAATCGAGTGCCGCGTTGGGGCGAAGCATGGGGCGTGACCATCACCCGCAAGCGTTCACCATGTGGTTTTCCGGAGGCGGCATCAAACCAGGAGTCACGCTCGGCGCGACCGATGAACTTGGGTTCAACATTACCGAGCGGCCGGTGCACGTGCACGACATCCAAGCCACGATCCTGCACTGCTTAGGCCTCGATCATCAACGGCTCAGTGTTAATTTTCGCGGTTTGAATGTCAAACTGACCGGCGTCGAAGCGCATCACGTCGTCAAAGAGTTGTTGGCGTAG
- a CDS encoding PSD1 and planctomycete cytochrome C domain-containing protein, with product MTHPPSPHLIHGVLLVLVSSAFSAPARLNAEDELSFNRDVRPVLASQCFACHGPDEVHREADLRLDIDEAAIEHGVIQPGDPDASELVRRLFSSDEDEVMPPPHAGTLKPEQKKLLRDWVQSGAKYDKHWAFTPPTRPTVPSRRGVTTVSQPDWGRNAIDAFVLDQLNREGISPSPEADPMTLVRRLYIDLIGLPPTPEQADAFVASNDPHAYEALVDELLQSPRYGEHWALPWLDLARYADTNGYEKDRERSIWPYRDWVIRAINEDMPYDEFSIAQLAGDRLPGKNPDDLIATGFHRNTMLNEEGGIDPLEYRYLAMVDRVATTGIVWLGLTTGCAQCHTHKFDPITHTDYFRLMALLNNADEPDFAIPDPKREQQRSETLAQIERLESQLADAFPVGEDKSATFEREFAKWIRRQESVATPWQVITPTEMKSNLPRLEPLDDGSVFASGDATKRDQYELTFAIQQSDLPITAIRLEALTDDRLPERGPGLAFYEGRKGDFFVSELNATLGNDPLSFGEVSHTYNMTNDGDPKVRADNVFDGDGSTGWQPGNHKGERLQLVMNLQQPIETPGDLRIRLLFERHYVASLGRFRFAITRKPGAVASQLSEAAETILASSEDDKEQSEMLRREFLRTTPLLAEARKPIDALRAKMPEPTTTLVMQERPADHPRPTFRHHRGEYLSPREQVRPGMLSVFVDDEDHSPENRLELARWLVSDVNPLVARVTVNRAWRSLFGAGLVRSNDDFGVQSEPPTHPELLDWLSVQLIENGWSIKGLHRLIVMSDTYRQDSKGTAALVQRDPDNRLLARGARYRVNGETVRDMMLRGSGLLSEKMYGPGVFPPQPPSVTGLAYGNFEWNTAKDADRFRRSIYTFKKRTAAFAAYTVFDAPTGEECIPQRNRSNTPLQALTVLNDEMYLEMARALANRTVAKHASEVGSDSPAEIATSMFRQILTRPPTTDEVELLTAYFDAQKQRLDAGRLVASEIGGDKNATSDIAAWSMVARVIMNLDEAVTRP from the coding sequence ATGACGCACCCACCCTCTCCGCACCTGATTCACGGCGTCCTGCTGGTCCTGGTTAGCAGCGCCTTTAGTGCCCCGGCTCGTTTGAACGCGGAGGATGAACTCTCGTTCAATCGAGACGTCCGTCCCGTGCTGGCTTCGCAATGTTTTGCCTGTCACGGACCCGACGAAGTGCATCGCGAAGCCGATTTGCGACTCGATATCGACGAAGCCGCAATCGAACACGGGGTGATCCAACCCGGCGATCCGGACGCCAGCGAATTGGTGCGGCGGTTGTTCTCTTCGGACGAAGACGAGGTCATGCCACCGCCGCACGCAGGGACGCTAAAGCCCGAACAGAAAAAGCTGCTTCGCGATTGGGTTCAAAGCGGAGCGAAGTACGACAAGCACTGGGCCTTTACCCCGCCGACGCGGCCCACCGTGCCATCGCGGCGTGGCGTGACGACCGTTTCGCAACCCGATTGGGGAAGAAACGCGATCGACGCGTTTGTACTGGACCAATTGAATCGTGAAGGGATTTCGCCTTCGCCCGAGGCCGACCCGATGACGCTGGTCCGCCGCTTGTACATCGACTTGATCGGATTGCCGCCGACGCCAGAACAAGCCGATGCGTTCGTGGCCTCCAACGATCCGCATGCCTACGAAGCACTCGTCGACGAACTTCTGCAATCACCTCGCTATGGTGAACACTGGGCGCTGCCTTGGTTGGATCTCGCTCGTTACGCCGACACCAATGGCTACGAGAAAGATCGCGAGCGCTCGATTTGGCCTTATCGCGATTGGGTGATCCGGGCGATCAACGAGGACATGCCCTACGACGAGTTTTCGATCGCGCAGCTGGCTGGCGATCGATTGCCAGGCAAAAATCCTGATGATTTGATTGCGACCGGGTTCCACCGCAACACGATGCTCAATGAAGAAGGCGGTATCGACCCGCTTGAGTATCGTTACCTCGCCATGGTCGATCGCGTGGCAACGACCGGCATCGTCTGGCTCGGTTTGACCACCGGTTGTGCGCAGTGCCATACGCACAAGTTCGATCCGATCACGCACACCGATTACTTTCGGTTGATGGCGCTGTTGAACAATGCCGACGAACCCGACTTTGCGATCCCTGATCCCAAACGAGAACAACAGCGAAGTGAAACGCTTGCTCAAATTGAGCGGCTCGAATCCCAGTTGGCGGACGCCTTTCCGGTCGGCGAAGATAAATCAGCGACTTTCGAACGTGAATTCGCCAAATGGATCCGCCGTCAAGAATCGGTCGCGACGCCATGGCAAGTGATCACGCCGACCGAGATGAAATCCAACTTGCCGCGACTCGAGCCACTCGATGACGGCAGTGTTTTCGCCAGCGGTGATGCCACCAAGCGTGACCAGTACGAGTTGACGTTTGCGATTCAGCAAAGCGATTTGCCGATCACCGCCATTCGGCTCGAAGCACTGACGGACGATCGGTTACCCGAGCGAGGCCCCGGTTTGGCGTTCTACGAAGGTCGCAAGGGCGATTTCTTCGTGAGCGAATTGAATGCGACGCTCGGCAATGACCCGTTGAGTTTCGGCGAGGTCTCGCACACCTACAATATGACCAACGACGGCGATCCTAAAGTTCGTGCCGATAACGTTTTCGACGGGGATGGATCGACGGGCTGGCAACCCGGGAACCACAAAGGCGAGCGGTTGCAGTTGGTGATGAACCTGCAACAGCCCATTGAAACGCCCGGCGATCTTCGCATCCGGTTGCTTTTTGAACGCCATTATGTCGCCAGTCTAGGTCGTTTTCGCTTTGCGATCACCCGTAAGCCAGGGGCGGTTGCGAGCCAATTGTCCGAGGCCGCCGAAACGATTCTCGCCTCGTCGGAGGACGATAAGGAGCAAAGTGAGATGCTGCGGCGAGAGTTCCTACGAACGACTCCGCTATTGGCCGAGGCACGCAAACCGATCGATGCATTACGAGCGAAGATGCCAGAGCCTACGACGACGTTGGTGATGCAAGAGCGTCCGGCGGACCATCCTCGACCCACGTTTCGTCACCATCGCGGCGAGTACCTCAGTCCACGGGAACAGGTGCGTCCGGGGATGCTGAGTGTTTTCGTCGACGACGAGGACCACTCGCCGGAAAATCGACTCGAGTTGGCCCGCTGGCTCGTCAGTGACGTCAATCCTTTGGTCGCCCGGGTGACTGTCAACCGAGCTTGGCGGTCGTTGTTCGGCGCTGGCTTGGTGCGATCCAATGATGACTTTGGCGTCCAATCCGAACCGCCCACGCATCCTGAATTGCTCGATTGGTTGAGCGTCCAACTCATTGAAAACGGTTGGTCCATCAAAGGGTTGCACAGGTTGATTGTGATGAGCGACACCTATCGCCAAGATTCCAAAGGGACCGCGGCCCTTGTTCAAAGGGATCCCGATAACCGGCTGCTTGCCCGTGGTGCGCGTTACCGAGTCAACGGAGAAACGGTTCGCGACATGATGCTGCGGGGATCGGGATTGCTGTCGGAAAAAATGTACGGTCCAGGCGTGTTTCCGCCGCAACCTCCGAGTGTGACAGGGTTGGCGTATGGCAATTTTGAATGGAACACCGCTAAGGACGCCGATCGTTTTCGCCGTTCGATCTATACGTTCAAAAAGCGAACCGCGGCGTTTGCGGCCTACACTGTTTTTGATGCGCCGACTGGCGAAGAATGTATTCCGCAACGCAACCGCAGCAACACTCCGCTGCAAGCATTGACGGTTTTGAATGATGAGATGTATTTAGAGATGGCCCGGGCGTTGGCGAATCGGACGGTAGCGAAACACGCCAGCGAAGTTGGAAGTGATTCGCCTGCGGAGATCGCAACATCGATGTTTCGACAAATACTGACGCGGCCTCCCACGACCGACGAAGTGGAGTTGTTAACCGCGTACTTCGACGCCCAAAAGCAACGTCTTGATGCGGGACGTCTTGTTGCGTCCGAGATTGGTGGTGACAAAAACGCCACCTCCGACATCGCCGCTTGGTCGATGGTCGCCCGTGTGATCATGAACTTAGACGAAGCCGTCACGCGGCCCTGA
- a CDS encoding thiazole synthase, which yields MSTTESTPHVIDEDPGLVVGGHQLKSRLIVGTGRYDSMPQMRDSLMASGSDCVTVAVRREKLYDRMGQNILDFLDLDRYILLPNTAGCYTAKDAIRAAKLGREILRSLDNAGSDWVKLEVLGDSKTLLPDPSQTLAACEELTKEGFKVLCYTSDCPVTAQRLKAVGAASVMPAGSPIGSGQGLLNPNNLRIILEYLKEDDPDYPVIIDAGVGTASDVSEAFELGADGVLLNTAIAHARDPIRMARAMKHASLAGRDAYLSGRIPKRLYGTASSPEEGVISTRPYGSAPLSGK from the coding sequence TTGTCTACCACGGAATCCACCCCCCACGTGATTGACGAAGATCCTGGATTGGTCGTCGGTGGCCACCAATTGAAAAGCCGCTTGATCGTGGGCACCGGCCGCTACGACTCGATGCCACAAATGCGGGATTCGCTAATGGCCTCGGGCAGCGATTGCGTAACGGTGGCCGTTCGACGCGAGAAGCTTTACGATCGCATGGGTCAAAACATTCTCGATTTCCTCGATCTCGACCGGTATATCTTGCTCCCCAACACGGCCGGTTGCTACACCGCAAAGGATGCAATTCGGGCTGCAAAACTGGGGCGTGAAATCCTGCGATCTCTGGATAATGCGGGTTCCGATTGGGTCAAATTGGAAGTGCTCGGCGACAGCAAAACGTTGTTGCCGGATCCTTCGCAAACGCTGGCCGCGTGTGAGGAATTGACCAAAGAAGGATTCAAAGTCCTCTGCTACACGAGCGATTGCCCGGTCACGGCCCAGCGGTTGAAAGCGGTCGGGGCGGCCAGTGTGATGCCGGCGGGCAGTCCGATCGGCAGCGGCCAAGGACTGCTCAATCCGAACAACTTGCGAATCATCTTGGAATATTTAAAGGAAGACGATCCCGATTATCCCGTGATCATCGACGCGGGGGTGGGAACGGCAAGCGATGTTAGCGAAGCGTTCGAGTTGGGAGCCGACGGCGTGTTGTTGAACACGGCCATCGCGCATGCACGCGATCCGATTCGCATGGCTCGAGCAATGAAGCATGCCTCGCTCGCAGGTCGTGACGCTTATTTGTCAGGCCGCATTCCGAAGCGACTTTACGGCACCGCCAGCAGTCCCGAAGAAGGTGTCATTAGCACGCGTCCCTACGGATCCGCCCCGCTGAGCGGTAAGTAA
- a CDS encoding HAD family hydrolase produces MGSESRNNPPPATRKPVRGVALDMDGLLVDTERLYWQVGDTLLQRRGYRYSNELQARMMGRIGVSAVEQMIEMHQLTDSPAALLEESDELYGVLLADQLRPMPGLSQWMDALQKSGLPFGLATSSRRKFVDVILPKFDWANQLAFVLTGDDVVHGKPHPEMYLTAAEKMQIAGSNMLVLEDSGNGCTAAIAAGAQTVAVPSEHTQGQSFGEVILIADTLLDPRLHELIDTSR; encoded by the coding sequence ATGGGCTCCGAGTCGCGAAACAACCCACCGCCAGCGACGCGAAAACCGGTTCGCGGAGTAGCGCTGGACATGGATGGCTTGCTGGTTGATACCGAACGATTGTACTGGCAAGTTGGCGATACGTTACTGCAGCGGCGGGGCTATCGCTACAGCAATGAGCTGCAAGCTCGCATGATGGGGCGGATCGGGGTTTCGGCGGTCGAGCAAATGATCGAGATGCACCAACTTACGGATTCCCCCGCAGCCTTGCTCGAGGAATCCGACGAGCTGTATGGCGTGTTGTTAGCCGACCAACTTCGCCCGATGCCTGGGTTGAGCCAATGGATGGACGCGCTACAGAAATCGGGGTTGCCGTTTGGGCTAGCGACGAGTAGCCGGCGAAAATTTGTCGATGTGATTTTGCCGAAATTCGACTGGGCGAATCAACTTGCCTTTGTGTTGACCGGCGATGATGTCGTTCATGGCAAACCGCACCCCGAGATGTACTTGACGGCGGCTGAGAAAATGCAAATCGCCGGGTCGAACATGCTGGTTCTCGAGGACAGCGGCAATGGGTGTACCGCGGCGATCGCCGCGGGAGCTCAAACCGTCGCCGTGCCGAGCGAGCACACCCAAGGTCAATCGTTCGGCGAAGTGATCTTGATCGCCGACACGTTGTTGGACCCGCGATTGCACGAGTTGATTGACACTTCACGGTAA
- a CDS encoding DUF3754 domain-containing protein — translation MSSSFIDRFLVEWSVNRDGATTRSLGSSFSDRRELSASGLISDNPDRWAVELYLPVEPSRLRDYLIRRNELSDSQQHAFAEAFAQVESILNQNSAAYHTEFSKWYSALDPDSDHRDPPSEETDAAKSPDALPDRHCPSPSILPTIELCERMLVEAGYSRLQQSDIEACVGVASQWGVPLHVDFSLFDQLVVYSRGDIVGTRFRRRLRTLYQREPVEVPLYQRMVVLFKLHDDDVSEERLSSKGLHLRMFKNIPKLDVDMLLPGAKVRISKVDHAKIIVPSLGGLLMSLRKLGHFVVLFAAITLYSSMMLAGLIFASIGYIIRSIVSYFQTKNRYLLNLAKNLYYQKLDTNAGVGYRLIQQARQQSEAEATLALYGILSSDTPLSERKLRRHCERMMREAVNVEVDFQVERSLKILSQAGLVEQVDGENWGMKTRGC, via the coding sequence GTGTCTAGTTCCTTCATTGATCGTTTTCTCGTCGAGTGGTCTGTCAATCGTGACGGCGCGACCACACGCTCGCTGGGGAGTTCGTTCAGTGATCGCCGCGAGTTAAGTGCATCAGGACTGATCTCGGACAATCCCGATCGCTGGGCGGTCGAGTTGTATTTGCCCGTCGAACCCTCACGTCTGCGTGATTACCTGATCCGCCGAAACGAACTCAGCGATTCCCAGCAACATGCATTCGCCGAAGCCTTTGCCCAGGTGGAAAGCATACTCAATCAGAATAGCGCGGCGTACCATACCGAATTTTCAAAATGGTACTCCGCACTCGATCCCGACTCGGATCATCGCGATCCACCCTCGGAGGAAACGGATGCCGCCAAATCCCCAGACGCGTTGCCGGACCGCCATTGCCCGTCCCCCTCGATCCTTCCGACCATCGAACTGTGCGAGCGGATGTTGGTGGAAGCGGGTTACAGCCGTTTACAACAATCGGATATCGAAGCGTGTGTCGGGGTGGCGAGTCAGTGGGGAGTGCCGCTACACGTCGACTTCAGCCTGTTTGATCAACTTGTGGTCTATTCGCGTGGTGACATCGTGGGCACGCGTTTTCGCCGGCGACTTCGCACTCTGTACCAACGCGAACCGGTCGAAGTCCCGCTGTACCAACGGATGGTGGTGCTGTTCAAGTTGCACGACGACGATGTTTCGGAAGAGCGACTGTCGTCCAAGGGGTTGCATTTACGGATGTTCAAGAACATTCCCAAGCTAGATGTCGATATGTTGCTGCCGGGAGCAAAAGTCCGCATTAGTAAAGTGGACCATGCGAAAATCATTGTCCCAAGTCTCGGTGGCCTTTTGATGTCGCTGCGTAAATTGGGCCACTTCGTCGTTCTGTTTGCCGCCATCACGCTGTACTCTTCGATGATGTTGGCGGGATTGATCTTTGCCTCGATCGGCTACATCATCCGCAGTATCGTCAGCTACTTTCAAACCAAGAATCGCTATCTGTTGAACTTAGCTAAAAATCTGTACTACCAAAAACTCGATACCAACGCCGGGGTAGGGTACCGCTTGATCCAACAAGCACGTCAACAAAGTGAAGCCGAAGCGACCCTGGCATTGTACGGCATCCTGTCGAGCGACACGCCGCTGAGCGAACGCAAACTGCGACGTCATTGCGAACGAATGATGCGTGAAGCGGTCAATGTCGAAGTGGATTTTCAAGTCGAGCGGTCGTTGAAGATTTTGTCGCAAGCAGGCCTCGTCGAACAAGTCGACGGAGAGAACTGGGGCATGAAGACGCGAGGCTGCTGA
- a CDS encoding efflux RND transporter permease subunit yields MHPIETCVRNPVKVAVGALLLILFGVIALVRMPMQLTPEVQTPTLTIETRWPGASPQEVEREIIQEQEEQLKSVEGVIKMTSESMDSSGRIALEFYVGTNMEEALLKVNSRLQQVREYPEEADQPVISTSNSSDRPIAWFILSSLQPSLAEIQAFADTHPELREPLAPVLRSENPGLRLLRLRKIVQEHPGIAPLLPPDLNVPEMRRFAEDYIEARFERVNGVSNANVLGGLTDEMQVIIDPQRLAARSLTIDDVRRVLRNQNQDTSGGDYWEGKRRYVVRTLNQFRSADQVKAQVLAIRDGAPVFVSDVAEVKLGFKKPDGLVRRFGESAIAVNALRETGANVLDVMEGLKKGVDELNDDLLRDRKLQLLQVYDETEYIYASVGLVNQNIVVGGTLTMLVLMLFLHLNVRTLVFVPLIIASTVASMLLSPWYGLITLALIVVAGFWFARGALVVGMAIPISVIGTFLLLNLWGRSLNVISLAGMAFAVGMLVDNAVVVLENIYRHYQDGRSPYDAAYRGTKEVWGAVLASTLTTLAVFLPVLFVEEEAGQLFRDIALAISAAVGLSLIVSITLIPTVTARLLTERPEQSKSRSQTRRAPQGLQRVSQRIVQPILWISSLFVSMVVGANRMIQQSLLRRLALIAVLLAATVGLSYALWPKVEYLPTGNRNLVFGIILPPPGYNLDELSRLGETVEEHLKPYWDIDPDDPAANDLDYPAIFDFFYVARGRQVFLGVRSLDPQRSGELIPLIQSVRSKLPGAFVIAKQSSLFEQGLTAGRTIDVEITGPDLEKLVAMGGRVLGQVMGAMGEPVIPNAQARPVPSLDLSNPETHVIPYLFQTEQLGVNASSLGYAVNALVDGAFASDYYVGGDKIDLTIVGSFDQATSIQDLESLPIATPRGRLVPLNSLAKIVSSSGPEQINHRERQRAITIEVSPPPEMALEDALQRIETQIIDPIRASGQLDGGYQIALSGTADKLRDTWLALRWNVLLALLITYLLMAALFESWIYPFVIIMSVPLGAVGGILGLRMLSVYLNWQGLPPQALDVLTMLGFVILIGTVVNNAILIVHQSLNLMRDDGFNSRDAILESVRTRVRPILMTTATTVLGLCPLVLFPGSGSELYRGLGSVLLGGLLVSTLFTLIFVPTLFRIFMDIKESFGQGEKSINPDPSSRIEDDSEDRAAEAPAHSAAHAMS; encoded by the coding sequence ATGCATCCCATTGAAACCTGTGTCCGTAACCCGGTGAAAGTTGCCGTCGGTGCGTTGCTGCTGATCCTGTTTGGCGTGATCGCATTGGTTCGCATGCCGATGCAATTGACCCCCGAGGTACAAACGCCAACGTTGACGATTGAAACGCGTTGGCCGGGGGCGAGCCCGCAAGAAGTCGAGCGGGAAATCATTCAAGAGCAGGAAGAACAGCTCAAGAGTGTCGAAGGCGTCATCAAGATGACCAGCGAGTCGATGGACTCCAGTGGCCGGATCGCATTGGAGTTCTACGTCGGCACGAACATGGAAGAGGCTCTGTTGAAGGTCAACAGCCGATTGCAACAGGTTCGTGAATATCCCGAAGAAGCCGACCAACCGGTGATCTCGACCAGCAATTCATCGGACCGCCCGATTGCTTGGTTCATCCTCAGTTCGTTGCAACCGAGCCTCGCAGAAATTCAAGCGTTCGCCGATACCCATCCGGAACTTCGTGAGCCACTCGCTCCGGTGCTGCGCAGCGAAAACCCTGGATTGCGTTTGCTCCGTTTGCGCAAAATTGTCCAGGAACATCCCGGCATCGCTCCGCTGTTGCCGCCCGATTTGAATGTCCCTGAAATGCGACGTTTCGCCGAAGACTATATCGAAGCCCGATTCGAACGAGTCAACGGGGTTTCCAATGCCAACGTGCTCGGTGGCTTGACCGACGAAATGCAAGTCATCATCGATCCCCAGCGTTTGGCGGCACGAAGTTTGACGATCGATGACGTGCGTCGTGTGCTTCGCAATCAGAACCAAGACACCTCGGGCGGTGATTATTGGGAGGGCAAACGGCGCTATGTTGTTCGCACGTTGAATCAATTTCGCAGTGCGGATCAAGTCAAAGCCCAAGTGTTGGCGATTCGCGATGGCGCGCCGGTGTTTGTCAGCGACGTTGCCGAAGTCAAATTGGGGTTCAAAAAGCCCGATGGGTTGGTACGCCGGTTTGGTGAATCCGCGATCGCCGTCAATGCGTTGCGAGAAACCGGCGCGAATGTTTTGGACGTCATGGAGGGACTGAAAAAAGGCGTCGACGAACTGAATGACGATTTGCTGCGCGACCGCAAATTGCAACTGCTGCAGGTCTATGACGAAACCGAATACATCTACGCTTCGGTGGGATTGGTCAATCAAAATATCGTGGTCGGTGGAACGCTGACGATGTTGGTGTTGATGCTGTTTTTGCACTTGAATGTGCGGACATTGGTGTTTGTGCCGTTGATTATCGCCAGCACGGTCGCTTCGATGCTGCTGAGTCCATGGTACGGTTTGATCACCTTGGCGTTGATTGTGGTGGCGGGGTTCTGGTTTGCTCGTGGCGCTTTGGTCGTTGGGATGGCGATCCCGATTAGCGTGATCGGTACCTTTTTGCTGTTGAATCTATGGGGCCGTTCGCTGAACGTGATCAGTTTGGCGGGCATGGCGTTCGCCGTCGGCATGTTGGTCGATAACGCTGTGGTGGTGCTCGAAAATATCTATCGTCATTACCAGGACGGGCGGTCACCGTATGACGCGGCGTATCGCGGAACCAAAGAGGTGTGGGGAGCCGTGTTGGCTTCGACGCTGACGACGTTGGCGGTGTTTTTGCCAGTCTTGTTTGTCGAAGAAGAAGCGGGCCAATTGTTTCGCGACATCGCGTTGGCCATTAGTGCGGCGGTTGGGTTGTCGTTGATCGTCAGCATCACGTTGATCCCTACGGTCACGGCGCGGCTACTCACCGAGAGGCCTGAGCAATCGAAATCAAGGTCGCAGACTCGGCGTGCGCCGCAGGGGCTGCAGCGCGTGTCGCAAAGGATCGTCCAACCGATTCTGTGGATCAGCTCGTTGTTTGTTTCGATGGTGGTCGGCGCGAACCGAATGATCCAACAGAGTTTGCTGCGGCGGTTGGCATTGATTGCGGTGCTGTTGGCTGCCACGGTAGGTTTGAGTTACGCGTTGTGGCCGAAGGTCGAATATTTGCCGACCGGCAATCGCAACTTGGTGTTCGGCATCATTTTGCCGCCGCCTGGATACAACTTGGATGAGCTTTCGAGACTCGGCGAAACCGTTGAAGAGCACTTGAAGCCCTATTGGGATATCGACCCGGATGACCCGGCGGCAAACGATCTCGACTACCCAGCGATCTTTGACTTTTTCTACGTCGCTCGCGGACGGCAAGTTTTCTTGGGCGTTCGCTCGCTGGATCCGCAGCGAAGTGGTGAATTGATCCCTCTGATCCAAAGTGTGCGATCCAAATTACCCGGCGCGTTCGTGATTGCCAAGCAATCGAGTTTGTTTGAACAGGGGTTGACGGCGGGCCGCACGATCGATGTCGAAATTACGGGGCCCGACCTAGAGAAATTGGTCGCGATGGGAGGCCGAGTGCTCGGCCAAGTGATGGGAGCGATGGGCGAACCGGTGATCCCGAATGCCCAAGCCAGACCGGTACCAAGTCTCGACCTAAGCAACCCCGAGACGCACGTGATCCCCTACTTGTTCCAAACCGAACAATTGGGCGTCAACGCGTCAAGTTTGGGCTACGCCGTGAACGCCTTGGTCGATGGCGCCTTTGCCAGCGATTATTATGTCGGCGGTGATAAGATCGATTTGACGATCGTCGGAAGCTTCGACCAAGCGACCTCGATCCAAGATCTCGAGTCGTTACCGATTGCGACCCCGCGTGGTCGCTTGGTTCCGCTCAACTCACTTGCCAAAATCGTCTCCTCGAGCGGTCCCGAGCAAATCAATCATCGTGAGCGTCAACGGGCGATCACGATCGAAGTCTCTCCGCCGCCCGAGATGGCATTGGAGGACGCATTGCAGCGAATTGAAACCCAAATCATTGATCCGATTCGTGCGTCGGGGCAACTCGATGGCGGTTATCAAATTGCACTGTCGGGAACCGCCGACAAACTGCGGGATACATGGTTGGCATTGCGCTGGAACGTGCTGTTGGCGTTGCTGATTACCTATCTGTTGATGGCGGCGCTGTTTGAGAGTTGGATTTACCCGTTCGTGATCATCATGAGTGTTCCGCTTGGGGCGGTCGGCGGGATCCTGGGACTACGGATGCTCAGCGTTTACTTGAACTGGCAGGGACTACCGCCGCAAGCGCTTGATGTGTTAACGATGTTGGGGTTTGTGATCCTGATTGGGACGGTTGTGAATAACGCGATTTTGATCGTGCATCAATCGCTCAATTTGATGCGTGACGACGGCTTCAATTCGCGCGACGCGATTCTCGAAAGCGTCCGCACGCGAGTGCGTCCGATCTTGATGACGACGGCGACCACTGTCCTCGGCTTGTGCCCGTTGGTGTTGTTCCCCGGTTCCGGCAGTGAGCTTTATCGCGGCTTGGGCAGTGTTTTGTTAGGCGGTCTGCTTGTTTCGACGCTTTTCACCTTGATTTTTGTGCCGACACTATTCCGCATCTTCATGGACATCAAGGAATCGTTCGGTCAGGGGGAGAAATCAATCAATCCAGATCCGTCGTCGAGGATCGAGGACGACTCGGAAGATAGGGCTGCCGAAGCACCGGCGCACTCCGCCGCCCATGCGATGAGTTAA